The Pseudomonas sp. HOU2 DNA window GCATCGCCAAGACCCAGACCACCAACCTTGCCGTCGTGGCGCCGGGCATCGCCGAAGCCTTGCTCGCGACCGCGCTGGGCCTGGTTGCCGCAATTCCTGCGGTAGTCATCTACAACGTGTTCGCCCGCTCCATCGCCGGCTACAAAGCGCAGGTGTCCGACGCTTCGGCGCAGGTCCTGTTGCTGGTCAGCCGCGACCTCGACCACCAGCCTGAGCGCAGCTCGCAGCCGCACATGGTCAAAGTGGGGTAATCGGCCATGGGCCTGCATTTGAAAGAAGGCGCAGACGACGATCTGGCCGAGAACCACGAAATCAACGTCACGCCGTTCATCGACGTGATGCTGGTACTGCTGATCATCTTCATGGTGGCCGCGCCGCTGGCTACGGTGGACATCAAAGTCGACCTGCCGGCCTCGACCGCCAAACCGGCGCCGCGCCCGGAGAAACCGGTGTTCCTCAGCGTAAAGGCTGATCAGCGCCTGTACATCGGTGACGACGAAGTCAACGCCGATACCCTTGGTGCCGTGCTCGACGCCAAGACCCAGGGCAAGAAAGACACCACCATCTTCTTCCAGGCCGACAAGGGCGTGGACTACGGCGACCTGATGAGCGTGATGGATAAATTGCGCTCGGCCGGTTATCTGAAGGTCGGTCTGGTGGGCCTTGAGAGCGCAGCCAAGAAATGATCACGACGCGCCATAAGCTGACGCGTTACAGCGGTAGCCTGGCCGTGGTGCTGGGCGTTCACGCGCTGGCCATTGCGCTGGCGCTGAACTGGACCGCCCGCCCGCCCATCGAACTGCCGCCGCAGGCAATGATGGTCGAGCTGGCACCGGTTCCGGCCCCGCCACCGCCTGCTCCGCCGAAAGTCGTCACACCGCCGCAGCCACCGGCTCCGGTCGAAGAGCTGCCGATTCCGAAACTGGCTGAAGCACCCAAGGCCGAGATTGCCGTACCGAAGCCGAAACCCAAGCCAAAGCCGAAACCGCAGCCGCCCAAACCGGTTGAGAAAAAACCGGAACCCGTGAAGGAAAAACCTTCCGAGGAAAAACCGGCCGACACGCAACCGACCCAGGCACCGACGGAGAAATCCGCCCAGCCGGCACCGGGCCCATCGCCAGCACAAATGGCTGCCAAGGCCAGTTGGCAAGGTACCCTGCTCGCGCACCTGGCCAAGTACAAGAAGTACCCGGCCAGCGCTCAGGCACGAGGCAAGGAAGGCTTGAACCGTCTGCGCTTCGTGGTTGATGCCGAAGGCAATGTACTGTCGTTCGAACTGGTGGGCCGCTCCGGCAACGCCGATCTGGACCGGGCCACCCTGGAAATGATCCGCCGCGCGCAACCGCTGCCCAAGCCACCGGCCGACATGCTGAACAACGGTTCGATCGAAATTGTCGCGCCGTTTGTGTACTCGCTTGAACGTCGTCGCTAAGTAGCAAGATCAAAAGATCGCAGCCTTCGGCAGCTCCTACAGGTACACATTCCCCTGTAGGACCTGCCGAAGGCTGCGATCTTTTGCTTTCAGTTCATCCATACACGGCAAACCCACATTGCCCGGTGTCGCATTCCTCACTCAGTCTGATAACGTGCGTCTATCGATTGCAGCCGTTATGCTTGGCCCGCAACTTCATGGACGCTCGCTATGACCCTCACAGAATTACGCTACATCGTTACCCTCGCCCAAGAGCAGCACTTCGGCCACGCCGCCGAGCGTTGCCACGTCAGCCAGCCGACCCTGTCGGTGGGCGTGAAAAAACTTGAAGACGAACTCGGTGTGCTGATTTTCGAGCGCAGCAAAAGCGCCGTGCGCCTGACCCCGGTCGGTGAAGGCATCGTCGCCCAGGCGCAGAAAGTCCTGGAGCAGGCGCAAGGCATCCGTGAACTGGCCCAGGCCGGCAAGAACCAGCTGACCGCACCGCTGAAAGTCGGCGCGATCTACACCGTCGGGCCGTACCTGTTCCCGCACCTGATTCCGCAACTGCACCGGGTCGCCCCGCAGATGCCGTTGTACATCGAAGAAAACTTCACCCACGTGCTGCGCGACAAGCTGCGCAACGGCGAGCTCGACGCGATCATCATCGCCCTGCCGTTCAACGAAGCCGACGTGCTGACCCTGCCGCTCTACGACGAGCCGTTCTACGTGCTGATGCCGGCCCAGCACCCATGGACGCAAAAAGAATCCATCGACCCGGGCCTGCTCAACGACAAGAGCCTGCTGCTGCTCGGCGAAGGCCACTGCTTCCGCGATCAGGTGCTTGAGGCCTGCCCGACCCTGACCAAGGGCAACGACGGCGCCAAGCACACCACGGTGGAATCCAGCTCGCTGGAAACCATCCGTCACATGGTCGCGTCCGGTCTGGGTATCTCGATCCTGCCGCTGTCGGCGGTGGACAGCCATCACTACGCCCCGGGCGTGATCGAAGTACGGCCGCTGTCGGCGCCGGTCCCATTCCGCACCGTGGCGATTGCCTGGCGCGCCAGCTTCCCGCGGCCGAAAGCCATCGAGATCCTCGCCGACTCCGTTCGCCTGTGTTCGGTGGCCAAGCCCGCCGCGCCGGTTACGGCCGGTTAAGCGAGCGTCATGACTGAGCTGTCGCAAGTGTCGGTGACGGCACTCAAGGGTGTCGGCGAAGCCATGGCCGAGAAACTGGCCAAGGTCGGCCTGGAAAACCTCCAGGACGTGCTGTTTCACCTGCCGCTGCGTTATCAGGATCGCACCCGCGTGGTGCCGATCGGCCACTTGCGACCGGGCCAGGACGCGGTGGTCGAAGGCACCGTCAGCGGTGCCGACGTGGTCATGGGCCGGCGGCGCAGCCTCGTCGTGCGCATGCAGGATGGCACCGGTGGCCTGAGCCTGCGCTTCTACCATTTCAGCAATGCGCAGAAAGAAGGCCTCAAGCGCGGCACGCGGATTCGCTGCTACGGCGAAGTGCGCCCCGGCGCCTCGGGGCTGGAAATCTACCACCCGGAATACCGCGCCATCACCGGTGACGAACCGCCGCCCGTGGATGAAACCCTGACCCCGGTCTACCCGCTCACCGAAGGCCTGACCCAACAGCGCCTGCGTCAGTTGTGCATGCAGACTCTGACGCTGCTAAAGCCGAACACTCTGCCCGACTGGTTGCCGACCGAACAGGCCCGCGACTACCAACTGGCGCCGCTGGCCGATGCGATCCGCTACCTGCACAACCCGCCCGCCGATGCTGATGTCGATGAGCTGGCACTCGGTCATCACTGGGCGCAGCATCGCCTCGCGTTCGAAGAACTGCTGACCCATCAACTGTCGCAACAACGCCTGCGCGAAAGCATGCGTTCCCTGCGCGCGCCAGCGATGCCGAAAGCGACGAAGCTGCCGCCGAAGTATCTGGCCAACCTCGGCTTCAACCCGACCGGCGCCCAGCAACGCGTGGGCAACGAAATCGCCTACGACCTCAGCCAGCACGAACCGATGCTGCGCCTGATTCAGGGCGACGTTGGCGCGGGCAAAACCGTGGTCGCCGCCCTCGCGGCGCTGCAAGCGCTGGAAGCGGGTTATCAGGTCGCGCTGATGGCGCCGACCGAGATCCTCGCCGAACAGCACTTCATCACCTTCAAGCGCTGGCTCGAACCGCTGGGCATCGACGTCGCGTGGCTGGCCGGCAAGCTTAAAGGCAAAAACCGCGTCGCCGCACTGGAACAGATCGTCAGCGGCACACCGATGGTGGTCGGCACTCACGCGTTGTTCCAGGACGAAGTGCAGTTCAAGAATCTGGCACTGGTGATCATCGACGAACAACACCGCTTCGGCGTGCAGCAACGTCTGGCGCTGCGGCAGAAAGGCGTCGGCGGGCGCATGTGCCCGCACCAACTGATCATGACCGCCACGCCGATCCCGCGCACGCTGGCGATGAGCGCCTACGCCGACCTCGACACCTCGATCCTCGACGAACTGCCGCCCGGTCGAACCCCGGTCAACACCGTGCTGGTCACCGACACCCGCCGCGTCGAAGTCATCGAACGGGTGCGCAGCGCCTGCGCCGAGGGACGTCAGGCTTATTGGGTGTGCACGCTGATCGAAGAGTCGGAAGAGCTGACCTGTCAGGCCGCCGAAACCACGTTCGAAGACCTCACCGCCGCCCTCGGCGAGCTGAAAGTCGGGCTGATCCACGGGCGCATGAAGCCTGCCGAAAAAGCCGCGGTGATGGCCGAGTTCAAGGCCGGCAACCTGCAACTGCTGGTCGCCACCACCGTGATTGAAGTCGGCGTGGACGTACCCAACGCCAGCCTGATGATCATTGAAAACCCCGAGCGCCTCGGCCTCGCGCAGTTGCACCAGTTGCGCGGTCGCGTCGGCCGGGGCAGCGCGGTCAGCCATTGCGTGCTGCTCTACCATCCGCCACTGTCGCAGATCGGCCGTCAGCGCCTGGGCATCATGCGCGAGACCAACGACGGTTTCGTCATCGCCGAAAAAGACCTCGAACTGCGCGGCCCCGGCGAAATGCTCGGCACCCGTCAGACCGGCCTGCTGCAATTCAAGGTCGCCGACCTGATGCGCGACGCCGACTTGCTGCCCGCCGTGCGCGATGCCGCGCAAGCGCTGCTGGAACGCTGGCCAACCCACGTCAGCCCATTGCTCGACCGCTGGTTGCGCCATGGGCAGCAATACGGCCAAGTGTGAGCACCGTCGCAGTTTGTGCAGGATCGTTCCGACAGAGCTGGTTATACTCCTGCCATTGTTTCAAAAACGGATACAGACCATGACTGACGCAGCTCTCGCCCCCGAACTCCCGCACGCGCCGTCTGTAATTCGGCTGCTGCTCGGCAAGCTGGGGATCGCCTACGAAGAAGTGCTCGATCACCACGGCCTCAACGCTTCGCGCAAGGTACAAGCCGTGCTGCTGGACGACGCCGTGGGCGCGCTGATGGTGCTGTTTCCGCAGAGCCAGTTGCTCGACCTCAACCGCCTCGCCGAACTCACTGGCAGGCGCCTGACCGCCGTGTCCACCGAGCGTCTGGAAAAGATGCTCGGCAAACACAGCCTGAGCCTGCTGCCGGGCCTGCCGGCACTGACCAGTTCGCCGTGCCTCTACGAAGAAAGCTTGCTGCGCGAGCCGAAGCTGCTGATCAACTCCGGCGAGCCGGGCGTGCTGCTGGAGATCACCAGCGAAGCCTTCAAGACCATGCTGACCAAGGCCAGCGCCGCCAACTTCGGCGAAGCCCTGAGCAGCATCCGCCCGAACCTCGACCGCCCGGACGATGACCGCGAGGAAATCACCCAGGCCGTGCAGGCGTTCACTGCACGCCGGATCCAGCAGCGTCTGGAAGCGACCATCGAGATTCCACCCCTGGCCGAAACCGCGCAAAAAATCATCAAGCTGCGGGTCGACCCCAACGCCACCATCGATGACATCACCGGCGTGGTCGAAACCGACCCGGCGCTGGCTGCACAAGTGGTGAGCTGGGCGGCGTCGCCGTACTACGCCTCGCCGGGCAAGATCCGTTCGGTGGAAGACGCGATCGTCCGCGTGCTCGGTTTCGATCTGGTGATCAACCTCGCCCTGGGCCTGGCCCTCGGCAAGACCCTGAGCCTGCCGAAAGACCACCCGCAACACACCACGCCGTACTGGCAGCAGTCGATCTACACCGCCGCCGTCATCGAAGGCCTGACCCGCGCCATGCCGCGCGCCCAGCGCCCGGAAGCCGGCCTGACCTATCTGGCCGGTCTGCTGCACAACTTCGGCTACCTGCTGCTGGCCCACGTGTTCCCGCCGCACTTCTCGCTGATCTGCCGCCACCTGGAGGTCAACCCGCACCTGTGCCACAGCTACATCGAGCAGCACCTGCTGGGCATCAGCCGCGAACAGATCGGCTCGTGGCTGATGCGCTACTGGGACATGCCCGATGAACTGGCCACCGCCCTGCGCTTCCAGCACGACCCAAGCTACGACGGCGCCTACGCCGAATACCCGAACCTCGTCTGCCTGGCCGTACGCCTGCTGCGCAGCCGCGGCATCGGCTCCGGCCCCGACGAAGACATCCCCGACGCCCTGCTCGAACGCGTCGGCCTGACCCGCGACAAAGCCAACGACGTGGTCAGCAAAGTGCTTGAGGCTGAAGTCCTACTGCGTGAGCTGGCTTCGCAGTTCAGCCAGGCCTGAAAACTTCGCGAGCAAGCTCGCTCCCAAAAGGTTTCGGTGACCTCCTGTGGGAGCGAGCTTGCTCGCGAAGAATCCACCTCGGTTTCCTGGATGTACTGAACCCTGTGGCGAGGGAGCTTGCTCCCGCTCGACTGCGCAGCAGTCGCAAACCAGCCAGCAGGGTGTGTCAGGCAAAACTCGGCTTTCAGGTTTTGGGGCCGCTCCGCAGCCCAGCGGGAGCAAGCTCCCTCGCCACAAAAGCTCTTCTCATCAAAACTCGGCTCAAGCCTTAGGCTTCGCCTTCCTCGGCTTCAAATACTTCATCAACCCCTGAAACCACATCACCAACGCCGGATTACCCTTGAGCTGAATCGACTTGTCCTGGATCCCCTGCATAAACGCCAGCTGCTTGTTCTTCGCCTGCATCGTGGCAAAGGCATAACCCGCATCCTTGAACGCAATCGCAAACGCCGGCTCCGCCACCACGCCAGACTTGCTGGTAACGCGCTGATTCTTCACCACGAAATGCCGCGCCACTTTCCCGTCCAGCGTCTGCAGCTGAAACACCAGATCCTTGTCACCCAACTGCTGCTGGAACGCAGGATTTGTCCGGCTGGCCTTCCCCATCAACAAACCCATCATCCACAGAAGAAAACGAAATTTCATGCGCACAGCCTCAAAAGGAAAATGAACGGCCGGGACAGTGTAAGGGATTCAGACGATAACGCCACTATCGACCGCCATTGGAAGATGATGCAACCCATTTCCCGCACGATGACCGCCAAGTCACACTTCTGCACCCACCGTCCTACACCTGTTGAAACACATCCCTGTAGGAGCTGCCGAAGGCTGCGATCTTTTGATCTTCCAGCCTGCAAACCTATGGGAAATTTCCTGCAAAGTGCCGCGATACCTATGAACTAGGCAGGTTGGCAATTCGTCGTTAGCCTTCGCTTGTCGCCGCCAAATCGGTGACCGGATGTGCAAGTCCGAAATCCGGAGCAAATTTCTTTTAACTCCAAAGGATTTACCCCGATGACCAACCCGACACCCAACACTGAGGACACCTCGCCCTACGAATCTTTCGATTCAAGAAAACTCCACGAAGCCGCCGAACGCGCCCTCGACCATCACTTCAAACCGCGCACCGAATCCCAACCCAAACGCGAAACCGGCCTCTTCAGCCTCACCCCCGGCACCGACGCCGAAGCCCTGATGGCCAACGCCTCCGAAGACCTCCTGTCCATCAGCGCCATCGCCTGCGACCTCGCCGACGACCTCCACGGCTCCCGCCGCTCGGTTGCACTGGCCCTGAGCAGAATGACGGATGGGGTGCGATTGATGGTGGAAGGGACGCTCGATCACATTGAAGTGCGGAACCTGGCGGCCAAGCCGTAGCGGGATTTGCGGATGAAAAAAGGGGACATTAAGTCCCCTTTCTGAATATTTCGGGCCTGCTATGCACCAGGCTCAGCCCCGTCACACTTCAGTTCTTTGATTTGCTCGCTCTGAATCGGAATCAAACAAACGAGACGCTTCTCTCCGAGCCCACGAAGCTCCGTCAAACTGAGCGTCACGTGCAACCCATCATCGGCAAACGCATGATCCTCAAACCCGGCATCGGCATAGTCCGTCCAAAATGCCTTGCCCTCGAAACTGCAGAACCGCTTTGAGGACAGCACTCTCCAACCGCCGTTGGGCGCCAGTATCTGGACCGTCAGGCATGGGCTGCCAAAGGTGCTGACATAACGTGCCACGACATTGCCGAAGCGCTGGGAGCCGGACAGGTACACCTTGTTGAGATCGAGCACATTACCCGGCTCATCAGCGACGATTGTGTCCAGGTAAGCCGCACGCTCCAGACTCAGTCTGGCCATGCAGTTGTTGATCGTCGTGACATGCGCTGCCACCCCTGGCTCGATTTCCGTGGCTTCAAGCGGGCATGTGGTGTCGCGTAGCTTGATCCAGGCGCGCTGGGATTCTCTGGCCATGGCGACCAGCGCCTTACCCTGCTCAGGGTCACGCCGTTGTTGAGACTCAAACCGTCCCAGCAGTTTCTTGTAGCTCGCATTGAGTTGCGAGTCGGCTTCCTTGCGGGCTGCCTCCACACACCGATCGACCTGGGCGCTCACGGTGATTTCCTTGCAGTCGTCCTCGGCCATCGCAAAAGAGGCAAACAGGCATCCAAAGGACAACGCGATAAAACGCACAAACATGTTCAATTTTTCATTCCCTGAATTGCGGATCGCTCAACTACGCGTCGAGGTATTTTCTGCGCCTTGCCGTCGGCACTCATCGCGTCGCGGTACTGGATGTAATAGCGCTGCGCTTCATCTTTGCGATCAAGGCGCCAGAGCGAGTCGGCGATGTTCAACATCAGTACTGTGCGTTTACCGACGGCCTCAACGCCGCGATACAACTTCAGCGCCAGTGCATCGTTGCCGCCCTCGGCTAAATAGAAGCCAAGATCATTAAGACCCTGAACATTTCGAGCCGGCGGATGGCAAGCCATGTACGAATCCGCCCCCATGACCAAGCTCCATTCGATCTCGCTGGCTCGATATTGCGCAGATTCAATGTTCGAGAGGGTTTTCAGTAGTGCCTGTGGGGAAGGTGTCTCCATTTTAGGTTTGAGTACTTCACCCTCGTCGGTAGTCCAGCTATTGCCCACCCATTTGCCAGCGCAGAACTGATCATCACGCTGAAGCAGCACACAACCGGTCTCCATCGAAATCACATCGCAGTGACTTCGTGACTGGAAGCTGTCTTCACCACTCCCGTCTGACAACATTCCATACATCGTTTGGTTCACGAGTAAGGTCTTCTTGTCAGGGCTAAGCCATCGAGGAAGGACTTCGACCCCGATATCGGTTCCGTAGAGCGGGAATGTTTTTCCATTCGCGGTAAAGGTCGCGCTCGCCGCTTCCACTGAGTGTTCGGGCCATACTTTTGCTTTCAAATGCAATGTCAGTGTGTGCCCGTCGACTCCAGTGACTCGCACTTCTTCTGCCGTAGCCCCATTCGCCAGCAACAGACTCGCGAGCAATAGTGCGGATCTAAGGCTGCCCATACTCGATCCTTTTAGCCGCAGGGCTTGTTTGCTGTAACTGTCTTTCAGTGATGCCATAAGCCTCTATGAGCCCTTCCCAGGACCCCTTCGAACCAAACGACCGATAACTATTGCTGTAGCTGTAATGCTCCAACCTTCCAGCGGTGGAGTAATACCCGCGCCACTCCGGGCAGGATCCACACCCGCCATAACCGCCGATGAACACCAGGCTGCCCTTGCTTCCTTTTACACAATCCATCTCCACTGCCACGTTACTCAGCATCTTCGTCTTCTTACCTTCAGACGTGAGCTGTGAAACCTTGTCGATATTGCGCCGCAACACTTTGCCGCCAATGTTGATCGTCTGATCGGAGCAGACCGGTATGAGGTGGGTTTCTGCGTCATCCACCGTCACGGATCGGCAGGACGACACCATCACCACTTCAACGCCGCCACATTGCATGACATCGCGCTGGGTGTAGGCGTCCTTGGGAGCGGCGAAAGCTGGAAACGAGAGCAACAGCGAAAGGCTGCTCGCAAGAAGACGATTCATCGACTCACTCCTCATCGATCGACGGTGATTCCACGTCGGTCATGCCAAGCAGCCGGAACTCATTGTTCACGAATTCGTAGTACCGATCCCGGTTACGGTTTTCCAGGCGATTTCCCTGGGCGTCTTCTTCGCCATCGAGCGTGACGCCGGAAATGATGATCAAGCGACTATCGGGCAAATACGTCGTGTCGAAAGTGCTGCCGTCATAGGCATTCGGAAGACCGCCAACGACATCACCGGTCTGGGCGTCCAGCACTTCGCCACAAATGGCGCCGCCGCCACAGCCGAACCTGTACAGGATGTAATGGCCGGCGAAGTTGACCTTGCCTTGCAGGGCCTTCGCCCGGATGCTGTCCATGACCGGGTTGCTTTGTTCCTGCTGCACCGGTTCATGGTTGGGGCCGCTGAAAACGGGGGTGACGGCGTAATCCTTGAAGTCGGGATCGGCGGCGAATGCCATGGAAGTGGCAGCTGATAGCAAGCTGCCGAGAACAATCGAAAATCCTTTCAAGTACTAACTCCATAACAGCAGTGGAAACCGTTGGCTTACTCGGACTGACCTTCATAACGCTGTGTCTGCGGGTTGAATTGCCACAGATGTGGCCGGGTCATGCCCTCTTCGCCCTTGTAGCGAATCCGCCCTCGCTTGTCCCTAATGTAGGAGTAGATCTCGATGTCCTTGAATTCACCGCCACCTTTAGACGGACCGTCCAGAACTTTGACCCCGGCGAAGTAATCGCCACCCGAATACTTCAAGTAACCACGGCACTGGATCAGGAAGGCGAATGTGCTGTCCATCGAAGAACCAATGCCTACGCGGGAATTGAAGATGAAGTCTTCGATACCATCGCCGTTTAGGTCGCCACGGAAGACTACGTGGCCTGGCTCGATAGAGAATTCTTTTCCATCGAGACTGGAAAGTATGTCTTCCTGATCTCCGCTGCTCTCCGGCCATTGAGATAAGAAATATTTAGAGTCAGTTTCCTGATTGCAGACATCTGCCGCCATAACGGCTATCGGCAACCAGCTCATGAATAACACCAGCAGTCGTTTCACTTCACATCCTTCGAATTCATCAATTCCAATTCACCATCCCGATACAACACTTCGCACCCGATCCACGCCAGATCCACCTGCGGCATCACCGCCGAGGGCTTGCGCAGTTCCCGCAACAACGTCGAACCATGCGACAGCCGCCCACCCATCCGCGCAATCACTGCCCGCGCTGCCTGATAGTGCGCGTGACGCCCGGGATCAAGGGTGTCTTCCAGCAAGATGTCTTCGCCAAGAATGCCCCGCACCTGCCCCGGGTAAATCATGAATCCGGTGGCTTGCTCGGCACCTTCGCGGCCGTCCTGCCAGAAGCTGCCATCGCGAGTGCGCACATCCGGATGCGGCGCAAACCAGTGCTCGCGATCCGCCAGTGGCATGGCGTGGTGCAGGCGAAAGAATATGCGCATGAGGTTGTCGCGGTACCACTCGCGCACTTGCAAGTAGTAGCCGCGCAGTCCCGGCAGGCCGGTCGAATGCGCGAGGCGGATCAGCCTGGACCATTGCGGGAATGGCTGTAGCGGCAGTTCGCTCGACGCGGGTCGCGAGGTAGCCGGATCGGTTTCCCACGGCAGTCGATGAGGACTGTTTTCCAGATTGTCGTAAGCGGTCGGCGGACGGCCCAGCCAGTCGCCGCCGCTGCTGGCCAGTGCCGTGGCGATGCACAGATTGCCTTGCACCACGAACACGTAGAACCGGGAGAACCAGTCTGCTAATTGCTGGCCATCGGCAGCTTGGGCGACCAGTTCGGCAAGCTCCCGATCGAAGCGCTGCAAGCCGTTTTCAAGGTTCAGCAAATGGCCGCGAGCCTTGCGTTGCATACGCAAAAACAGCGGCAACGAACGCAGCATCTTCAGCGGTCGCCACGGCAGATGCGGCGTCGCGCCGCCGACTTCACCGGCATAGTTGCTGGCACTGATGCCCCAGTCGGCCAACCGTGCGAGAAACAGGTCGTTGTTGATGTAGGACGCGCCGCCGAACACAGCAGTGAACGGCTCGTTGTCCTGCAACACTCGCGCATCCCAGCGCGCCATGATCGCCGGGATACTCACCGCCGCGCGGCGCTGGGCGTACTCCACCAGCACGCTCGGTTGCGGTGGCAGGATCTCGGCGATGTTCGCGGCGGTCAGGTGCCGACGCCAGCCGTAGTCGCTGATCGGCCGGTATTGCAGCAGCCAGAGTTGCGAGCCGTCCCAGGCCCATTCGACGTCGCCGGGCACGTAGTGGAACACGCGCAACACGTCTTGCAGGAAGCGCCAGAGCAGGTCTTCGGTCAAGCCGTGGGACGGCGTGAACGTGCCACTGCGCCACGCATCGCCGAGTCGCGAAAGCGTTGCTTGTGAGGGGCTGACTTGACCGTCGGCCAGCGATTCGAGATGACCCTCAAC harbors:
- the exbD gene encoding TonB system transport protein ExbD, whose product is MGLHLKEGADDDLAENHEINVTPFIDVMLVLLIIFMVAAPLATVDIKVDLPASTAKPAPRPEKPVFLSVKADQRLYIGDDEVNADTLGAVLDAKTQGKKDTTIFFQADKGVDYGDLMSVMDKLRSAGYLKVGLVGLESAAKK
- the recG gene encoding ATP-dependent DNA helicase RecG; translation: MTELSQVSVTALKGVGEAMAEKLAKVGLENLQDVLFHLPLRYQDRTRVVPIGHLRPGQDAVVEGTVSGADVVMGRRRSLVVRMQDGTGGLSLRFYHFSNAQKEGLKRGTRIRCYGEVRPGASGLEIYHPEYRAITGDEPPPVDETLTPVYPLTEGLTQQRLRQLCMQTLTLLKPNTLPDWLPTEQARDYQLAPLADAIRYLHNPPADADVDELALGHHWAQHRLAFEELLTHQLSQQRLRESMRSLRAPAMPKATKLPPKYLANLGFNPTGAQQRVGNEIAYDLSQHEPMLRLIQGDVGAGKTVVAALAALQALEAGYQVALMAPTEILAEQHFITFKRWLEPLGIDVAWLAGKLKGKNRVAALEQIVSGTPMVVGTHALFQDEVQFKNLALVIIDEQHRFGVQQRLALRQKGVGGRMCPHQLIMTATPIPRTLAMSAYADLDTSILDELPPGRTPVNTVLVTDTRRVEVIERVRSACAEGRQAYWVCTLIEESEELTCQAAETTFEDLTAALGELKVGLIHGRMKPAEKAAVMAEFKAGNLQLLVATTVIEVGVDVPNASLMIIENPERLGLAQLHQLRGRVGRGSAVSHCVLLYHPPLSQIGRQRLGIMRETNDGFVIAEKDLELRGPGEMLGTRQTGLLQFKVADLMRDADLLPAVRDAAQALLERWPTHVSPLLDRWLRHGQQYGQV
- a CDS encoding helicase, with product MKFRFLLWMMGLLMGKASRTNPAFQQQLGDKDLVFQLQTLDGKVARHFVVKNQRVTSKSGVVAEPAFAIAFKDAGYAFATMQAKNKQLAFMQGIQDKSIQLKGNPALVMWFQGLMKYLKPRKAKPKA
- a CDS encoding DUF6124 family protein — encoded protein: MTNPTPNTEDTSPYESFDSRKLHEAAERALDHHFKPRTESQPKRETGLFSLTPGTDAEALMANASEDLLSISAIACDLADDLHGSRRSVALALSRMTDGVRLMVEGTLDHIEVRNLAAKP
- a CDS encoding aminoacyl-tRNA deacylase and HDOD domain-containing protein, yielding MTDAALAPELPHAPSVIRLLLGKLGIAYEEVLDHHGLNASRKVQAVLLDDAVGALMVLFPQSQLLDLNRLAELTGRRLTAVSTERLEKMLGKHSLSLLPGLPALTSSPCLYEESLLREPKLLINSGEPGVLLEITSEAFKTMLTKASAANFGEALSSIRPNLDRPDDDREEITQAVQAFTARRIQQRLEATIEIPPLAETAQKIIKLRVDPNATIDDITGVVETDPALAAQVVSWAASPYYASPGKIRSVEDAIVRVLGFDLVINLALGLALGKTLSLPKDHPQHTTPYWQQSIYTAAVIEGLTRAMPRAQRPEAGLTYLAGLLHNFGYLLLAHVFPPHFSLICRHLEVNPHLCHSYIEQHLLGISREQIGSWLMRYWDMPDELATALRFQHDPSYDGAYAEYPNLVCLAVRLLRSRGIGSGPDEDIPDALLERVGLTRDKANDVVSKVLEAEVLLRELASQFSQA
- a CDS encoding hydrogen peroxide-inducible genes activator, translating into MTLTELRYIVTLAQEQHFGHAAERCHVSQPTLSVGVKKLEDELGVLIFERSKSAVRLTPVGEGIVAQAQKVLEQAQGIRELAQAGKNQLTAPLKVGAIYTVGPYLFPHLIPQLHRVAPQMPLYIEENFTHVLRDKLRNGELDAIIIALPFNEADVLTLPLYDEPFYVLMPAQHPWTQKESIDPGLLNDKSLLLLGEGHCFRDQVLEACPTLTKGNDGAKHTTVESSSLETIRHMVASGLGISILPLSAVDSHHYAPGVIEVRPLSAPVPFRTVAIAWRASFPRPKAIEILADSVRLCSVAKPAAPVTAG
- a CDS encoding energy transducer TonB, whose amino-acid sequence is MITTRHKLTRYSGSLAVVLGVHALAIALALNWTARPPIELPPQAMMVELAPVPAPPPPAPPKVVTPPQPPAPVEELPIPKLAEAPKAEIAVPKPKPKPKPKPQPPKPVEKKPEPVKEKPSEEKPADTQPTQAPTEKSAQPAPGPSPAQMAAKASWQGTLLAHLAKYKKYPASAQARGKEGLNRLRFVVDAEGNVLSFELVGRSGNADLDRATLEMIRRAQPLPKPPADMLNNGSIEIVAPFVYSLERRR
- a CDS encoding tetratricopeptide repeat protein, translated to MASLKDSYSKQALRLKGSSMGSLRSALLLASLLLANGATAEEVRVTGVDGHTLTLHLKAKVWPEHSVEAASATFTANGKTFPLYGTDIGVEVLPRWLSPDKKTLLVNQTMYGMLSDGSGEDSFQSRSHCDVISMETGCVLLQRDDQFCAGKWVGNSWTTDEGEVLKPKMETPSPQALLKTLSNIESAQYRASEIEWSLVMGADSYMACHPPARNVQGLNDLGFYLAEGGNDALALKLYRGVEAVGKRTVLMLNIADSLWRLDRKDEAQRYYIQYRDAMSADGKAQKIPRRVVERSAIQGMKN
- a CDS encoding lysozyme inhibitor LprI family protein; amino-acid sequence: MFVRFIALSFGCLFASFAMAEDDCKEITVSAQVDRCVEAARKEADSQLNASYKKLLGRFESQQRRDPEQGKALVAMARESQRAWIKLRDTTCPLEATEIEPGVAAHVTTINNCMARLSLERAAYLDTIVADEPGNVLDLNKVYLSGSQRFGNVVARYVSTFGSPCLTVQILAPNGGWRVLSSKRFCSFEGKAFWTDYADAGFEDHAFADDGLHVTLSLTELRGLGEKRLVCLIPIQSEQIKELKCDGAEPGA